The following proteins come from a genomic window of Microbacterium lemovicicum:
- a CDS encoding zinc ribbon domain-containing protein, which produces MKASYADQIRLVDVAELDARIARAERARANPPQAARVQELVARRGELSHQLSSRLGVRDDLRSELARIESDVAVVDARRARDTERLAASSNPKEAQGLESELLSLTKRKGDLEDAELELMEKLEQADAAVVEQEIVIAQVNADGAELSAEAKRVVAEATASIEAATRDREAIAATIPADLLALYARLLPRSSGAARLTDRTCEGCRMVLAGTDLQKLRLAAEDDVVFCPECGSILVRTDDSGL; this is translated from the coding sequence GTGAAAGCCAGCTACGCAGACCAGATCCGCCTCGTGGACGTCGCCGAGCTGGACGCCCGCATCGCCCGCGCGGAGCGCGCCCGCGCCAACCCGCCGCAGGCCGCCCGCGTGCAGGAGCTGGTCGCGCGTCGGGGCGAGCTCTCGCATCAGCTGTCGTCACGGCTCGGCGTGCGCGACGACCTCCGCTCGGAGCTCGCGCGCATCGAGTCGGATGTGGCCGTCGTCGACGCCCGCCGGGCGCGCGACACCGAGCGGCTTGCCGCCTCCAGCAATCCCAAGGAGGCTCAGGGCCTCGAGAGCGAGCTGCTCTCGCTGACCAAGCGCAAGGGCGACCTCGAGGACGCGGAGCTGGAGCTGATGGAGAAGCTCGAGCAGGCCGACGCCGCCGTGGTCGAGCAGGAGATCGTCATCGCGCAGGTGAACGCCGACGGCGCCGAGCTCAGCGCGGAGGCCAAGCGCGTCGTCGCCGAGGCCACCGCCTCGATCGAGGCGGCCACGCGCGACCGGGAGGCGATCGCGGCGACGATCCCTGCCGACCTCCTCGCCCTTTACGCGCGACTGCTGCCGCGCAGCTCGGGCGCCGCCCGTCTGACCGATCGCACCTGCGAGGGCTGCCGCATGGTGCTCGCCGGCACCGACCTGCAGAAGCTCCGCCTGGCCGCGGAGGACGACGTCGTGTTCTGCCCCGAGTGCGGCAGCATCCTCGTGCGCACCGACGACTCGGGGCTGTGA
- a CDS encoding SPOR domain-containing protein, with amino-acid sequence MVTSDSEKYWYNFTTKAVERGYESPAIDRAGPFDTAEEAAGAPALLAERSRQWAEDEAREDD; translated from the coding sequence ATGGTGACGAGCGACAGCGAGAAGTACTGGTACAACTTCACCACCAAGGCGGTGGAGCGCGGCTACGAGTCGCCCGCCATCGACCGCGCCGGCCCGTTCGACACGGCCGAGGAGGCCGCCGGTGCTCCCGCGCTGCTCGCCGAGCGCTCACGGCAGTGGGCCGAGGATGAGGCGCGCGAGGACGACTGA
- a CDS encoding PucR family transcriptional regulator — protein sequence MPRGTTPADKAETLAWLRRISGDLATATTKRLEDSLPWYAEMPPARRSAVGLVAQAGITSFIQWYDDPNSTPWIAADVFLAAPRELLRSVSLTQTLQLIRVTVEVTEERLQGKGEDLRESILLYSREVAFAAADVYARAAEARGLWDARLEALVVDSILTGEADDELPSRIAALGWHGHGEVSVLVGTTPAQFDVDQLRRTARKLGVDVLIGVQGSRLVLVIGRSQSPGRDESEPELPFTEIARHLEPGFGAGYLVLGPAVPALVDAGQSARAALAGFAVARAWRNAPRPVEADDLLPERALAGDPLAKQTLVERIYRPLQAHSADLVTTLWSYLDNGRSLEATARELFVHPNTVRYRLKRVSDVIGWDATGPREALILQTALILGSVGPDPARRRNAPRRPRP from the coding sequence ATGCCCCGCGGCACCACCCCGGCCGACAAGGCCGAGACGCTCGCGTGGCTCCGGCGGATCTCCGGCGACCTGGCGACGGCGACGACGAAGCGACTGGAGGACTCGCTCCCCTGGTACGCGGAGATGCCGCCGGCTCGCCGGAGCGCCGTCGGGCTGGTGGCGCAGGCGGGCATCACCTCGTTCATCCAGTGGTACGACGATCCGAACTCCACGCCGTGGATCGCGGCCGACGTCTTCCTCGCCGCGCCGCGTGAGCTGCTGCGCAGCGTCAGCCTGACGCAGACGCTGCAGCTCATCCGGGTCACCGTCGAGGTCACGGAGGAGCGTCTGCAGGGCAAGGGCGAAGACCTGCGCGAGAGCATCCTGCTCTACTCGCGCGAGGTGGCCTTCGCCGCCGCGGACGTCTACGCCCGGGCGGCCGAGGCCCGCGGGCTGTGGGACGCGCGCCTCGAGGCGCTCGTCGTCGACTCCATCCTCACCGGCGAGGCCGACGACGAGCTGCCGAGCCGCATCGCCGCCCTGGGCTGGCACGGCCACGGCGAGGTGTCGGTGCTCGTGGGCACCACTCCCGCGCAGTTCGACGTCGACCAGCTCCGCCGCACCGCGCGCAAGCTCGGCGTCGACGTGCTCATCGGCGTGCAGGGCTCCCGCCTCGTGCTGGTGATCGGACGCTCGCAGTCCCCCGGGCGCGACGAGTCCGAGCCGGAGCTGCCCTTCACCGAGATCGCCCGCCACCTCGAGCCGGGCTTCGGCGCCGGCTACCTGGTGCTCGGGCCGGCCGTCCCCGCCCTCGTCGACGCCGGACAGAGCGCGCGGGCGGCGCTGGCGGGATTCGCCGTCGCGCGGGCGTGGCGCAACGCCCCCCGTCCCGTCGAGGCCGACGACCTGCTGCCCGAGCGCGCGCTGGCCGGCGACCCGCTCGCCAAGCAGACGCTCGTCGAGCGCATCTACCGTCCCCTGCAGGCCCACAGCGCCGACCTCGTGACGACGCTGTGGAGCTACCTCGACAACGGACGCTCGCTCGAGGCGACCGCCCGCGAGCTCTTCGTGCATCCCAACACCGTCCGGTACCGCCTCAAACGGGTCTCGGACGTCATCGGATGGGATGCCACGGGCCCGCGTGAGGCGCTGATCCTCCAGACCGCGCTGATCCTCGGCTCGGTCGGTCCCGACCCGGCTCGTCGACGCAACGCACCGCGTCGCCCCCGTCCCTGA
- a CDS encoding amino acid permease — MSLLRTKSVEQSIADTDEPDFKLRKSLTALDLTIFGVGVVIGAGIFTLTGRAAHDVAGPAIVLSFVVAAIACALAAMCYAEFASTVPVSGSAYTFSYASLGELFAWIIGWDLILEMFLGASVVAQGWSAYLKVFLGQIGIVLPDAISHGGVVDIVAIIFVLVLGGLMTLGIKESMRVNLVLVAVKLFIVLFVIVMGIGFISSANYSPFVPDAVPTASESGFHQPLIQFIFGLPPVTFGVGGILAGAALVFFAYIGFDVVATTAEETKNPQKALPIGIIASLAICTVLYCAVAIVVTGMVRYDELDPSAALAAAFSYHGQGWMATVIAAGAVAGLTTVVLTLMIGATRIIFAMSRDALLPRGLAKVHPKFRTPWVTSILVTVVVAIVAGVTPIGALEEMVNIGTLSAFVLVSVAVIVLRRTRPDLQRGFRVPLSPFLPALSALVCIYLMLNLPVDTWLRFLVWLAIGFIIYFGYSRRHARVGQPDYVDVTRPRVVSGPDQAKRSPGTKK; from the coding sequence ATGAGCCTTCTGCGCACGAAGTCGGTCGAGCAGTCGATCGCCGACACCGACGAACCCGACTTCAAGCTGAGGAAGTCGCTCACCGCCCTGGACCTCACGATCTTCGGGGTCGGCGTCGTGATCGGCGCGGGCATCTTCACCCTCACCGGGCGCGCCGCGCACGACGTGGCCGGTCCCGCGATCGTGCTCAGCTTCGTCGTCGCGGCCATCGCCTGCGCGCTGGCGGCGATGTGCTACGCCGAGTTCGCCTCCACCGTTCCCGTCTCAGGGTCGGCGTACACGTTCTCCTACGCCTCGCTGGGCGAGCTGTTCGCCTGGATCATCGGCTGGGATCTCATCCTGGAGATGTTCCTCGGCGCGAGCGTCGTCGCCCAGGGCTGGAGCGCCTACCTCAAGGTGTTCCTGGGGCAGATCGGCATCGTGCTGCCCGACGCGATCAGCCATGGCGGCGTCGTGGACATCGTCGCGATCATCTTCGTGCTCGTCCTCGGCGGCCTGATGACGCTGGGCATCAAGGAGTCGATGCGCGTCAACCTCGTGCTCGTGGCGGTGAAGCTGTTCATCGTCCTGTTCGTCATCGTCATGGGCATCGGCTTCATCAGCTCGGCGAACTACTCCCCCTTCGTGCCCGACGCGGTGCCGACGGCCTCCGAGAGCGGATTCCACCAGCCGCTCATCCAGTTCATCTTCGGCCTGCCGCCCGTCACGTTCGGCGTGGGGGGGATCCTCGCCGGTGCGGCCCTCGTGTTCTTCGCCTACATCGGCTTCGACGTCGTGGCCACGACCGCCGAGGAGACCAAGAACCCCCAGAAGGCGCTGCCGATCGGCATCATCGCGTCGCTGGCGATCTGCACCGTGCTCTACTGCGCCGTCGCGATCGTGGTGACCGGCATGGTCCGCTACGACGAGCTCGATCCCTCGGCCGCCCTCGCCGCGGCGTTCAGCTACCACGGGCAGGGATGGATGGCCACGGTCATCGCCGCCGGCGCGGTGGCCGGACTGACGACGGTCGTGCTGACCCTCATGATCGGCGCCACCCGCATCATCTTCGCAATGTCGCGCGACGCGCTGCTGCCCCGCGGTCTGGCGAAGGTGCACCCGAAGTTCCGCACCCCGTGGGTGACCTCGATCCTCGTCACGGTCGTCGTCGCGATCGTCGCCGGCGTCACGCCGATCGGCGCGCTGGAGGAGATGGTGAACATCGGCACCCTGTCGGCGTTCGTGCTCGTCTCGGTCGCCGTCATCGTGCTGCGCCGCACGCGGCCCGACCTGCAGCGCGGCTTCCGCGTGCCCCTGAGCCCGTTCCTGCCCGCGCTGTCGGCGCTGGTGTGCATCTACCTGATGCTCAACCTGCCGGTCGACACCTGGCTGCGGTTCCTCGTGTGGCTCGCCATCGGCTTCATCATCTACTTCGGGTACTCGCGTCGGCACGCCCGCGTCGGGCAGCCCGACTACGTGGACGTCACGCGCCCCCGGGTCGTCAGCGGCCCGGACCAGGCGAAGAGGTCGCCGGGCACGAAGAAGTAG
- a CDS encoding bifunctional 3'-5' exonuclease/DNA polymerase: MTGIGDAPAWIVLGRAASRVEAVLLDAQAREIERTAVDAAALAAWIAEREAAHAPRWVWSDAAAWYPALLSAGVRVSRCHDLRLAHAVIRDAASVTDAAALRSATEWDRAGAVAEASAAPALFELDDTFAPPAGPPDDASAVLAEFARQRDAVDGSADPGRLRLLLAAESAGALVAAEMRAAGLPWDAAVHEEQLEAALGPRPPSGAVPVKLAAAATVVRDALGDPTVSIDSQPKLLRALHRVGVQVETTGKWELLRHSHPAIEPLLEYKRLARLYAANGWAWLDEWVADGRFRPVLVPAGVVTGRWASTGGGALQVPRQLRSAVRADPGWVLVVADVAQLEPRVLAAMARDTALADAARGRDLYEGVVDSGAVSTRAEAKGALLGAMYGATTGASGQLVPRLRRTFPKAMALVDDAARVGEDGGVVSTWLGRSSPAPSTEWREEQSRATEADATEADEARARRRARDLGRFTRNFVVQGTAAEWALAWMADLRGRLWAIDPVDESDAASRSGVVFSRRPHLAFFLHDEVIVHAPAARAEEAAAAVQGAAAAAARLLFGDFPLDFPLDLRITDSADKA; this comes from the coding sequence GTGACCGGCATCGGTGACGCCCCGGCGTGGATCGTGCTCGGACGCGCGGCGTCCCGCGTCGAGGCCGTCCTGCTGGACGCGCAGGCGCGCGAGATCGAGCGGACGGCGGTGGATGCCGCGGCCCTGGCCGCGTGGATCGCCGAGCGCGAGGCGGCCCACGCACCCCGGTGGGTCTGGTCGGATGCCGCCGCGTGGTACCCCGCGCTGCTGTCCGCCGGCGTGCGCGTCTCGCGCTGCCACGACCTGCGCCTGGCCCACGCGGTGATCCGCGACGCCGCGTCGGTGACGGATGCCGCTGCGCTCCGCTCCGCGACGGAGTGGGATCGCGCGGGCGCGGTGGCCGAAGCATCCGCTGCGCCGGCGCTCTTCGAGCTCGACGACACCTTCGCACCCCCGGCCGGCCCGCCCGATGACGCCTCCGCCGTGCTGGCGGAGTTCGCCCGACAGCGCGACGCCGTCGACGGCTCGGCCGATCCCGGACGCCTGCGGCTGCTGCTCGCGGCGGAGTCGGCCGGCGCGCTGGTCGCCGCGGAGATGCGCGCCGCGGGACTGCCGTGGGACGCCGCCGTGCACGAGGAGCAGCTCGAGGCCGCCCTCGGTCCGCGGCCGCCCTCCGGCGCCGTGCCGGTCAAGCTGGCCGCCGCCGCGACCGTGGTGCGCGATGCCTTGGGCGACCCGACCGTCTCCATCGACTCGCAGCCGAAGCTGCTGCGCGCGCTCCACCGTGTCGGCGTGCAGGTGGAGACGACCGGCAAGTGGGAGCTGCTGCGGCACAGCCATCCCGCGATCGAGCCGCTCCTGGAGTACAAGCGTCTGGCTCGGCTGTACGCCGCGAACGGCTGGGCGTGGCTGGACGAGTGGGTCGCCGACGGCCGGTTCCGGCCCGTGCTGGTGCCCGCGGGCGTGGTCACCGGCCGATGGGCCTCGACCGGCGGCGGCGCGCTGCAGGTGCCGCGGCAGCTCCGCTCGGCCGTGCGGGCCGACCCGGGGTGGGTGCTCGTCGTGGCCGACGTGGCGCAGCTCGAGCCGCGCGTGCTAGCCGCCATGGCCCGCGACACTGCGCTCGCCGACGCCGCCCGCGGACGCGATCTCTACGAGGGCGTCGTGGACAGCGGCGCGGTGTCGACCCGCGCGGAGGCGAAGGGCGCGCTGCTCGGCGCGATGTACGGCGCCACGACCGGGGCGAGCGGACAGCTCGTGCCGCGGCTCCGGCGCACGTTCCCGAAGGCGATGGCGCTGGTCGACGACGCCGCCCGGGTGGGGGAGGACGGCGGTGTCGTGTCCACCTGGCTCGGGCGCTCCTCGCCCGCGCCGTCAACGGAGTGGCGCGAAGAGCAGTCGCGGGCGACGGAGGCCGACGCCACCGAGGCAGACGAGGCGCGGGCGCGGCGGCGCGCGCGCGACCTCGGCCGGTTCACCCGCAACTTCGTCGTTCAGGGCACGGCGGCCGAGTGGGCGCTCGCGTGGATGGCCGACCTCCGCGGCCGGCTGTGGGCGATCGATCCGGTGGACGAGTCGGATGCCGCGTCCCGCTCCGGTGTCGTCTTCTCGCGTCGCCCGCACCTGGCGTTCTTCCTGCACGACGAGGTCATCGTGCACGCTCCCGCGGCCCGCGCGGAGGAGGCGGCCGCCGCGGTGCAGGGGGCCGCGGCGGCCGCTGCCCGTCTGCTCTTCGGAGACTTCCCGCTGGATTTCCCCCTGGATCTGCGCATCACCGACAGCGCGGACAAGGCCTGA
- a CDS encoding glutamine synthetase family protein codes for MDKQRDFVLRTIEERGVKFVRLWFTDVIGTLKSVAIAPAEVEGAFAEGLGFDGSAIEGLTRSFESDLLAHPDPTTFQTLPWRGEIDPTARMFCDITTPDGQPAVADPRHVLKRTLAKAADAGFTFYTHPEIEFYLLKSSTYGQDGPVPVDSAGYFDNVPGGTAHDFRRRSVRMLEDLGISVEFSHHEGGPGQNEIDLRYADALATADNIMTFRTVIKEVAIEQGVYATFMPKPLSGKPGSGMHTHMSLFEGDTNAFYEEGAQYQLSRVGRQFIAGLLRHANEIAAVTNQFVNSYKRLWGGDEAPSFICWGHNNRSALVRVPLYKPNKGQSSRVEYRALDSAANPYLAYALMLAAGLKGIEEGYELPPEAEDNVWSLTDSERRALGYAPLPASLDHALEYMQESELVAETLGEQVFNYVLLNKRKEWQEYRSQVTPFELKSNLEML; via the coding sequence ATGGACAAGCAGCGGGACTTCGTTCTTCGCACGATCGAGGAGCGCGGCGTCAAGTTCGTCCGCCTGTGGTTCACCGATGTGATCGGCACCCTCAAGTCGGTCGCGATCGCGCCCGCCGAGGTCGAGGGCGCGTTCGCCGAGGGCCTCGGATTCGACGGGTCGGCGATCGAGGGGCTGACTCGCTCGTTCGAGTCCGACCTGCTCGCCCACCCCGACCCGACGACGTTCCAGACCCTGCCGTGGCGCGGCGAGATCGACCCCACCGCGCGCATGTTCTGCGACATCACGACGCCCGACGGCCAGCCCGCCGTGGCCGACCCGCGGCACGTCCTCAAGCGCACGCTGGCCAAGGCCGCCGACGCCGGCTTCACGTTCTACACGCACCCCGAGATCGAGTTCTACCTGCTGAAGTCCTCCACCTACGGCCAGGACGGCCCGGTGCCGGTGGACTCCGCGGGCTACTTCGACAACGTGCCCGGAGGCACTGCGCACGACTTCCGGCGCCGGTCGGTCCGGATGCTGGAAGACCTCGGCATCTCGGTCGAGTTCAGCCACCACGAGGGCGGCCCCGGTCAGAACGAGATCGACCTGCGGTACGCAGACGCCCTCGCGACGGCCGACAACATCATGACGTTCCGCACGGTGATCAAAGAGGTCGCCATCGAGCAGGGCGTCTACGCGACATTCATGCCGAAGCCCCTCAGCGGCAAGCCCGGCAGCGGCATGCACACCCACATGTCGCTCTTCGAGGGCGACACGAACGCGTTCTACGAAGAGGGCGCGCAGTACCAGCTCTCGCGTGTCGGACGACAGTTCATCGCCGGACTGCTGCGCCACGCCAACGAGATCGCCGCGGTGACGAACCAGTTCGTCAACTCCTACAAGCGCCTCTGGGGCGGTGACGAGGCGCCCAGCTTCATCTGCTGGGGGCACAACAACCGCTCGGCCCTCGTGCGCGTCCCGCTCTACAAGCCGAACAAGGGCCAGTCCTCGCGCGTCGAGTACCGCGCCCTCGACTCCGCCGCGAACCCGTACCTGGCCTACGCGCTCATGCTGGCCGCCGGCCTCAAGGGGATCGAGGAGGGTTACGAGCTCCCGCCCGAGGCCGAGGACAACGTCTGGTCGCTCACCGACTCGGAGCGCCGCGCCCTGGGCTACGCCCCGCTGCCGGCGAGCCTCGACCACGCTCTCGAGTACATGCAGGAGTCGGAGCTCGTCGCCGAGACGCTCGGCGAGCAGGTCTTCAACTACGTGCTGCTGAACAAGCGCAAGGAGTGGCAGGAGTACCGCTCCCAGGTCACGCCCTTCGAGCTGAAGAGCAACCTCGAGATGCTCTGA
- the aceE gene encoding pyruvate dehydrogenase (acetyl-transferring), homodimeric type yields MTVHDQDPYSQDSQDSDPEETGEWQESLQQLVAAKGHGRGREIMLSLLKTSHDLHLGVPMVPTTDYINTIAPDNEPEFPGDEEIERRYRSWIRWNAAITVHRAQRPGIGVGGHISTYASSAALYEVGFNHFFRGADHPSGGDQIFIQGHASPGTYARAYLEGRVTEAQLDGFRQEKSASPNGIPSYPHPRLMPDFWQFPTVSMGLGPINAVYQAMTNKYLANRGIKDVADSHVWAFLGDGEMDEVESRGQLQVAANEGLDNLTFVINANLQRLDGPVRGNGKIIQELESFFRGAGWNVIKVVWGREWDDLLARDTDGALRNLMNSTPDGDYQTYKTESGAFVRENFFGRDERTLELVKDYSDDQIWGLKRGGHDYRKVYAAYKAAMEHKGQPTVIIAKTIKGYGLGPHFEGRNATHQMKKMTLQDLKQFRDGMHIPITDAQLEENPYQPPYYNPGPQDEAIQYLMERRRDLGGFLPARTSTHVDLALPGDDAYALPKKGSGTQEVATTMAFVRLLKDLLRVKGFGHRIVPIIPDEARTFGMDAFFPTAKIYNPNGQHYTSVDRDLLLAYKESPQGQIVHVGINEAGAMAAFTGIGTSYSTHGEPLIPVYVFYSMFGFQRTGDAQWAAGDQMARGFVIGATAGRTTLTGEGLQHADGHSHLLASTNPATVSYDPAYGYEIAHIVRSGIERMYGGQHPDPNVMYYITVYNEPLVQPAEPENVDVEGIVRGIHRISVSEGEGPRAQLFASGVGVPWALEAQQLLRDDWGVQADVWSVTSWNELRRDGLSADEHNFLHPEEERRTAYLTEKLRDVPGPVVAVSDFMHAVQDQIRPWVPNNFWTLGADGFGFSDTRPAARRFFKIDGPSLVVRTLQALADEGSADRSLAAQAIEKYRLHDVNAGTSGNAGGES; encoded by the coding sequence GTGACTGTTCACGACCAGGATCCGTATTCCCAGGACTCGCAGGACAGCGATCCCGAAGAGACGGGTGAGTGGCAGGAGTCGCTGCAGCAGCTCGTCGCCGCCAAGGGCCACGGCCGCGGCCGCGAGATCATGCTGAGCCTGCTGAAGACGTCGCACGACCTGCACCTCGGCGTGCCGATGGTGCCCACGACGGACTACATCAACACGATCGCCCCCGACAACGAGCCGGAGTTCCCCGGCGACGAGGAGATCGAGCGCCGCTACCGCTCCTGGATCCGCTGGAACGCAGCCATCACGGTGCATCGCGCCCAGCGTCCCGGCATCGGCGTCGGCGGCCACATCTCGACGTACGCGTCATCGGCCGCCCTCTACGAGGTCGGCTTCAACCACTTCTTCCGCGGCGCCGACCACCCCTCGGGCGGTGACCAGATCTTCATCCAGGGTCACGCCTCCCCCGGCACGTACGCCCGCGCGTACCTCGAGGGCCGCGTCACGGAGGCGCAGCTCGACGGCTTCCGCCAGGAGAAGTCCGCGTCGCCCAACGGCATCCCCTCCTACCCGCACCCGCGGCTCATGCCGGACTTCTGGCAGTTCCCGACGGTGTCGATGGGTCTGGGCCCGATCAACGCCGTCTACCAGGCGATGACCAACAAGTACCTCGCCAACCGCGGCATCAAGGACGTCGCCGACTCGCACGTATGGGCCTTCCTCGGCGACGGCGAGATGGACGAGGTCGAGAGCCGCGGCCAGCTGCAGGTCGCCGCCAACGAGGGTCTCGACAACCTGACCTTCGTGATCAACGCGAACCTCCAGCGCCTCGACGGACCCGTCCGCGGAAACGGCAAGATCATCCAGGAGCTCGAGAGCTTCTTCCGCGGTGCGGGCTGGAACGTCATCAAGGTCGTCTGGGGTCGCGAGTGGGACGACCTCCTCGCGCGCGACACCGACGGCGCGCTGCGCAACCTGATGAACTCCACGCCCGACGGCGACTACCAGACCTACAAGACCGAGAGCGGCGCCTTCGTGCGCGAGAACTTCTTCGGTCGCGACGAGCGCACGCTGGAACTGGTCAAGGACTACAGCGACGACCAGATCTGGGGCCTCAAGCGCGGTGGCCACGACTATCGCAAGGTCTATGCCGCGTACAAGGCCGCGATGGAGCACAAGGGCCAGCCGACGGTCATCATCGCCAAGACCATCAAGGGCTACGGCCTGGGTCCCCACTTCGAGGGACGCAACGCCACGCACCAGATGAAGAAGATGACGCTGCAGGACCTCAAGCAGTTCCGGGATGGCATGCACATCCCGATCACCGACGCGCAGCTCGAGGAGAACCCGTACCAGCCGCCGTACTACAACCCGGGACCGCAGGACGAGGCGATCCAGTACCTCATGGAGCGCCGCCGCGACCTCGGCGGCTTCCTGCCGGCCCGCACGTCGACGCACGTCGACCTCGCCCTGCCCGGCGACGACGCCTACGCGCTGCCGAAGAAGGGCTCGGGCACGCAGGAGGTCGCCACCACGATGGCCTTCGTGCGACTGCTCAAAGACCTGCTGCGGGTGAAGGGCTTCGGTCACCGCATCGTGCCGATCATCCCCGACGAGGCGCGCACGTTCGGCATGGACGCGTTCTTCCCGACGGCCAAGATCTACAACCCGAACGGGCAGCACTACACCTCGGTCGACCGCGACCTGCTCCTGGCGTACAAGGAGAGCCCGCAGGGGCAGATCGTCCACGTCGGCATCAACGAGGCCGGCGCCATGGCGGCCTTCACCGGCATCGGCACGTCGTACTCGACGCACGGCGAGCCGCTCATCCCGGTCTACGTCTTCTACTCGATGTTCGGCTTCCAGCGCACGGGCGATGCCCAGTGGGCCGCCGGCGACCAGATGGCGCGCGGCTTCGTGATCGGCGCCACCGCCGGACGCACGACGCTGACGGGCGAGGGCCTCCAGCACGCCGACGGCCACTCGCACCTCCTGGCCTCGACCAACCCCGCGACGGTGTCCTACGACCCCGCCTACGGGTACGAGATCGCCCACATCGTGCGCTCGGGCATCGAGCGCATGTACGGCGGCCAGCACCCCGATCCGAACGTCATGTACTACATCACGGTCTACAACGAGCCGCTCGTGCAGCCGGCCGAGCCGGAGAACGTCGACGTCGAGGGCATCGTCCGCGGCATCCACCGCATCTCCGTCTCCGAGGGCGAGGGCCCCAGGGCCCAGCTGTTCGCCTCCGGCGTCGGCGTGCCGTGGGCGCTCGAGGCGCAGCAGCTGCTGCGCGACGACTGGGGCGTGCAGGCCGACGTGTGGTCGGTGACGTCGTGGAACGAGCTGCGCCGCGACGGCCTGTCGGCCGACGAGCACAACTTCCTCCACCCGGAGGAGGAGCGCCGCACCGCCTACCTCACCGAGAAGCTGCGCGATGTGCCCGGACCGGTCGTGGCCGTGAGCGACTTCATGCACGCGGTGCAGGACCAGATCCGCCCGTGGGTCCCGAACAACTTCTGGACCCTCGGCGCCGACGGCTTCGGCTTCTCGGACACGCGCCCGGCGGCACGACGGTTCTTCAAGATCGACGGTCCGTCGCTGGTCGTGCGCACCCTCCAGGCCCTGGCCGACGAGGGATCCGCCGACCGCAGTCTCGCGGCCCAGGCGATCGAGAAGTACCGCCTGCACGACGTCAACGCGGGCACCAGCGGCAACGCGGGCGGCGAGAGCTGA
- the ppgK gene encoding polyphosphate--glucose phosphotransferase — protein MATETAAKKTAVGIDIGGTGIKGALVDLDEGTLLTDRVKVATPTGAEPPDVLKAVKEVFARLEVEDSATPLGVAFPAIVKNGRTLSAANVSDKWIGFEAEKFFEDGLGREIHFANDADVAGIAEVRYGAARGKDGLILLTTLGTGIGSALLYDGVLIPNTELGHVQRAEHKHDAEHYAAYSAMEREKLDFPKWAKRLQWYYSYLEFLFSPDLFIVGGGVSKHADEFLPLLDLHTPIVPAVHRNNAGIIGAAALAAPIREALPARTA, from the coding sequence ATGGCAACAGAGACGGCCGCGAAGAAGACGGCAGTGGGCATCGACATCGGCGGCACCGGGATCAAGGGTGCGCTGGTGGACCTCGACGAGGGGACGCTGCTGACGGACCGCGTCAAGGTGGCCACGCCGACCGGTGCGGAGCCGCCGGACGTGCTGAAGGCGGTCAAGGAGGTCTTCGCCCGGCTCGAGGTGGAGGACTCCGCGACCCCGCTGGGGGTCGCCTTCCCCGCGATCGTGAAGAACGGCCGCACGCTGTCCGCCGCGAACGTCTCGGACAAGTGGATCGGGTTCGAAGCGGAGAAGTTCTTCGAGGACGGCCTGGGCCGCGAGATCCACTTCGCCAACGACGCCGACGTCGCCGGCATCGCCGAGGTGCGCTACGGCGCCGCGCGCGGCAAGGACGGCCTCATCCTGCTCACCACCCTCGGCACGGGCATCGGCTCGGCACTGCTGTATGACGGCGTGCTCATCCCGAACACCGAGCTCGGCCACGTGCAGCGCGCGGAGCACAAGCACGACGCGGAGCACTACGCCGCCTACTCGGCCATGGAGCGTGAGAAGCTCGACTTCCCGAAGTGGGCCAAGCGCCTGCAGTGGTACTACAGCTACCTGGAGTTCCTCTTCAGCCCCGACCTGTTCATCGTGGGCGGCGGCGTGTCCAAGCACGCCGACGAGTTCCTGCCCCTGCTTGACCTCCACACGCCGATCGTCCCGGCGGTGCACCGCAACAACGCCGGCATCATCGGCGCGGCCGCGCTGGCCGCTCCGATCCGCGAGGCGCTCCCGGCGCGCACGGCCTGA